A stretch of the Candidatus Eisenbacteria bacterium genome encodes the following:
- a CDS encoding DUF6504 family protein, translating into MVHASTFPKQEDGYFMIEAIHDPIEVITLFTAGRMKPIRFRWKGKTVKVAKVTGDWARHEGQNKIHYFAILADNADYYEIRYDSREMTWQLTRVWMEG; encoded by the coding sequence ATGGTCCATGCGTCCACGTTCCCCAAGCAAGAAGACGGGTACTTCATGATCGAAGCCATTCACGACCCCATCGAGGTGATCACCCTGTTCACCGCCGGGCGGATGAAGCCGATCCGCTTCCGGTGGAAGGGCAAGACGGTCAAGGTCGCCAAGGTCACGGGCGACTGGGCGAGGCACGAGGGTCAGAACAAGATCCACTACTTCGCGATCCTCGCGGACAACGCCGACTACTACGAGATCCGCTACGACTCTCGCGAGATGACATGGCAGCTCACCCGGGTGTGGATGGAGGGATGA
- a CDS encoding AbrB/MazE/SpoVT family DNA-binding domain-containing protein, with protein MAAVTVSPKFQVVIPKEVREKLGLSPGQRIQVVVYGDRIELIPVKPVKRMRGFLKGIDTRVPREEDRV; from the coding sequence ATGGCGGCAGTAACCGTATCTCCCAAGTTCCAGGTCGTGATTCCAAAGGAGGTCCGCGAAAAACTCGGGCTCTCGCCTGGGCAGCGTATTCAGGTTGTGGTGTACGGCGACCGGATCGAACTGATCCCGGTGAAGCCCGTAAAGCGAATGCGCGGATTCCTGAAAGGGATCGATACCCGGGTTCCACGTGAGGAGGACCGCGTGTGA
- a CDS encoding type II toxin-antitoxin system VapC family toxin, whose translation MNVVDSSAWLEYFANGPNAGFFAPAIEKTSDLVVPSVTLYEVFKRVLQQRDEGAALQAVAVMQQGNIVDLDAALALEAARVSMEHRLPLADSVILATARAQGAVLWTQDADFESVPGVKYRSHTARGD comes from the coding sequence GTGAACGTCGTCGATTCCAGTGCGTGGCTCGAATATTTTGCGAACGGCCCCAACGCCGGATTCTTCGCGCCCGCCATCGAGAAGACGTCCGACCTGGTGGTCCCATCGGTCACCCTCTATGAAGTCTTCAAGCGCGTCCTTCAACAGCGGGACGAGGGGGCGGCGTTGCAGGCCGTCGCCGTGATGCAGCAGGGCAACATAGTGGATCTAGACGCAGCGCTTGCTCTCGAAGCTGCGCGCGTGAGCATGGAGCACCGGCTCCCCCTAGCCGACAGCGTCATCCTGGCAACAGCGCGAGCGCAGGGCGCCGTTCTCTGGACTCAAGATGCCGACTTTGAGAGCGTGCCGGGCGTCAAGTATCGCAGCCACACCGCCCGCGGCGACTAA